Below is a window of Carassius auratus strain Wakin chromosome 50, ASM336829v1, whole genome shotgun sequence DNA.
TAATTTCAAAAGGATGGTTCTTGCAAACCTGCTAGACGTGAAAGCAAAAGGTGCATTGGTTAGGTCACTGGAGACCAGTGAGCCTGTTGTGCTCCGATCTGAATTCTTTTTCTAAAACTCTGGCAAATAGATTAAGAGAAGTAATGGGGGACATTATACATCCTGACTAGACACATTGTGTGCTTGGTAGGTCTATTTCTGATAACATATTTCTTGTTCAAGATGTAATGGAGGTTGCTGGCCTTTTGGGCATTAATTTAGGGCTAATCTCCATTGAtcaagaaaaagcttttgatagGGTTGAGCACCAATATCTTTGGAACACCCTTGATGTTTTTGGTTTTGGTCCAGGTTTTATTGGAGCAACTAAAGTATTATATAGAGACAATTTAAAGTATGCTAAAAATCAATGGTGGTTTGTCCGCCACTTTTAGTGTTAACAGGGGTATTAAACAAGGTTGTGCACTCTCTGGAATGCTGTACTCCTTAACAATTGAACCATTATTAAACAAATTACGGTCTAATATAGAAGGCTTGCTGTTACTATTACTAATGTTAATCTGCAACACCAGATATCAGCTTACGCTGATGACGTAATGATAATGGTCAATGGGCAGAATTATATAAATACTCTGGTAAAAATAATTCAAGAGTTTGGAAATGTATCTGCTGATAAAATAACTTGGAGTAAGAGTGATGCCTTAATTGTTGGAAAATGGGAGAAGGGGACACCTTTAATACCTGGTGGGTTAACTTggaaaaaaggtcttaaatatcTAGTGTTTATTGGAGATGCTGTCACACAAGGAAAGAACTGGTTTGGGGTGGTCGAAAAAATAGAGGGTAGGTTAAAAAAATGGAAGTGGATTCATCCACCACTTTTTCTTTTAGAGgacatgttttaataattaacaaCTTGGCTGCTTCAACATTGTGGCACAGGTTGGTATGTGTAGACCCTCCTTCCAGTCTGCTTTCAAGATTACAAGCAATGCTGGTAGACTTTTTTTGAGATCGGCTTCACTGGGTCCCTCAAAGCATACTTTTCTTGCCTGTGGAAGAAGGAGGTCAAGGTCTGGTGCATCTGTTCAGGAGACTTGCAACTTTTCGCCTGCAGTTTATCCAGAGACTGCTAACTGGGCCTGAAGATCTAGTTTGGAGGAAAGTGGCTCAAAACATATTACAGAGGATtgctggacttggacttgacagTACTCCGGTATTAACGGATCACAAACAACTGAATTTAAAAGGAATTCCTTCTTTTTATCATGGAATATTTAAAATGTGGGGACTTTTCAGTCTTATTAGGGTTTGTTTTTGGAGTCATTGTTTTGGTTACTTGAGGAGCCTTTGGTTAAAGGATTTCACTTTGACCTGTCAAATGAGTGTTTGCCAGGTCTATCATTAAGACTTTGTGAATCTGGTATGGTAAAGTTAACTTAATTGATGTGGCCGCCATTTTAGGTCAGAGGTCCTCCCgccaaacttaatttattttaaaactctgGAAAAAAAGATTAACAGAGGAAGAATGAATTATGTTACAAAACTTTGCTGATGGAAGTTTGATTCCAGATATAAAAGATCATTTTCCCAAAATGGCAATTTCTCCTGATATGAGAGATGTGTCTAGCATACTGCTAGATACAGAAGGTCTAAAAGATATGGATCTGAGTTTAGCTGAAGGACAAGAGCTTTAGGTGTTTTGTTAAAATTTTGAATAAAGGGGCATTAAACCAGAAGAAAGAAACTATTTGGCGAGAATAATTTGGTTTTGTGTGATCCTTGTGAGAAAGTCCATCTGGAGAACTGGGAAAGGCATCTCAGTGTTTGGAGAATAGTCGATCTGTAAGCGGTTGAAATATGCGCTGTCAGCATGTCTGAAGTGTCTCGAGTGAGTCCACAGAGTGTTGTTGGCTTGGTGTTTCTTCGATATCGGAGCTGTAGCATTGTCGGTCGAAGTCTGGCATCGAAGTCATTTAAAATGATGGCCATTCTATTTAAGCAAAACATTCAGTTCAGAATTATCTTTAAGTGTCTTTGAGGCCAGTTCAATTCAAAGTTGGACAAATGAACTTATTTGAAAGAATAGAGTGTATAAATGGCATTGTGTTGTTATTTGAAGGCTCATGCCCTGGAGGCAGACCTGGAGCAGATCCTGGTGGACGTGGCGTGTCTGTGTAAGACAGTCATCTGCTGTCGGGTCACTCCACTGCAGAAAGCTCTGGTGGTCGAGCTCATAAAGAGACACAAGAGAGCCGTCACTCTCGCCATCGGAGACGGAGCCAATGACGTCAGTATGATCAACAGTAAGAcatgactatctatctatctatctgtctgtctgtctgtctgtctgtcagtctgtgtgtgtgtgtgtgtgtgtgtgtgtgtgtgtgtgtctttttgtctgtctgtgtctgttcaGATGAATCTGGGTATAATGCGCTTCCACAGGAACTGCTGAACACGTTGTAACATCTGCTGCCAGAAGTTTGCATGAGCTAATTGAATAGAATACCTTTGTCATTTTACCAGTGCAATAAGATTTATTAAGAAAATGGATCGTAAAGCTTaagaataaaaattaattcaaatggcAATATAAAATGATCAATTATGCAAATAGCTCAGATGTGCAATGCAGCattaaaatcagcataaaatCTAAACAGAAAACATAATGTGATAAAAAGGTAAGGGTGAATGTATTAATCCATGTACATTTGAGGTTAATGTGTGTACTGAGCTACTTGGTTACATCAGCTATCACTGTGCTGTCATGAAGTCAGTTGTGGCAGACAATTTTGGAGGCAGAGACAGATAGTGGGGGGCACTACAGGGAAAAACTTAAACTGCTGGAATAAAGAGGTTTAAAGGGTTAGTGATAGAAAACTTGCAGGTCAGTGGGCATCAATGTTTATAGGTTTGTAAACACTTGTACACAAGACACATATACTACTACCCGCCTGACTATGGCATGTATTTTTCAGGTGTCAAAGTTGTGCAGAACTGAAGGAAGAAACCTCAAAGCCAGTGCCTGAAGAGTATTGTGGTGTCAATactcagaaatgtaaaaaataattccttTACTGGTCATTTTGAAACTTTGTGTTTAGACGGCTAAAAGATGACTTTTAAATGCAAAACTGTTTGCTGGGAAACATCCAAATTGCTAAGCCTGTCACAATAATTCTCACAGatccattttcttttatttgtgcaTGGGACATCATTCCAGTTGTTCAGGAGAGGTTTTGAAGGATTCAGTTCAATGCAGTCTTCATTTCCACCAGCGTCATTCGGCTCGTTGCTCTCCCAAAACCTGAATTACATACAAGCAGTTTCAGTTCCTGAGCAGATACagtattcactcactcactcactctggGCAAATATACGTTCTCAATTAAAATCTGTTTGAGGGAAAAAATAGTGACACAAAATACGTGAATttgtgttaaaggggtcataagatgcgattaaaatttttccttccTCTTTGCAGTTTTACAAGcccttggtgcataaagaagatctgtaaagttgcaaagactaaagtctcataTCCAAAGAGATTAAGAGAAAAGTTAAGGCTCATCCACACCCCCTTAAAACGGCTTGTTCTaacacgccccacatgtctacatcaatatgtgagaagatttgcataacgccaacCAGattttcatgcaaagaaagaaggtggaACCTGCTGTTTGTCCATGGGCAGttcaaactttgcaaggacagtctgggcctacatattttatatttacataatttgccaatgatgattcaaatgtgCGTTTTGAGcagtagagtagcgcttgttgtttgttgtctCTCAGATCCccctggatgcaacaaatggctcatttGTAATGGGAGATGGCATAGGTCCTATCCCAAATGGCGCACTTCATGTGGACTTTCGGTCTCGTAGACTTAAATTGTGCGTGCTCGCAGAGTCTACGAGTCCGTAGGCTGTCCCACTCAGCATTTTAACGCTCTGAAGTGTGCTCAGCAGCGCCCCCTTTGTACCCTTGAAGTGGAGCCCGCATAGATGCAGGTTCCAAACACTTTAACTATCCAGGAATCCTTGCGAAATGACAATCAGACAATGGATGGAAGGAGATTTCGCTCAAGAGCAGTTGATGACATGgctgagaagaaaatatttaagtgtaggtATCATTACTGTTTTTATGACCTAGGTGTACATTTTACCAGTTGTTACCTACAGTTCATACAAACAATATTGTCATCGACCAGTGGTTGATATCTCATAGTAATAgcacatttcattaaataaaaagaaacgaaTGTCAGCGCTTTACTGAGTCATATGTAAACctagtatttatatttacacCTGTATATTCATCTGAAACTCACGCATGTTTATTATGTGTTAAAATTGTTAGTTCAAGTGGAACATTGTATTATTACAActgtatacattatttaaataagcatgtATATATTGTCTAATGCCCAGGTGGCATAAGCAAAAGCAATCAGACCGTTATTTCCTGCGTAACGGTCGAGTCTGTCCCAAAAATACCTCTCAATGCATCCTTTGTTGACTCGTGCCAAGGGCCCTACAGGTCATGACGTCAACAAAGTGTGGAGAAAGTGAGGAAGTCCACAAGTACGGattgtgccatttgggacaggggcataatatgttaaggggcataacatttccgtcgcatgcttgaggcattcggccattTTTAGCAAAATATGACCCCTTAAAGAGTCTTATTCTTACACTTCTAATCCGAAAAGACTGCAGTTAAATCTTCATAATAATACAGTGGCAATATAGGCTATTATGAAGATGCACAATGCTAGAGCCTTTAACAGATCGCATGCCATtgacaaatataaaataagagcGTTAACCCGGGGTTTAAGAATGTACAGTGTGAAATGTCatcacaaaattaattaataagcaAAGGGTAAATTACGGGCAGTGTAAAACGTGGGTTTAGAATGACCCTATTTGAAGTGTGAAAAGCTCTTATCACTTACCCTTGATTCAATGTTGAATTATCCACCCATTTCATGATGCCCTCCTGCTGTATGTCAGACAAACCAATCCACACAATCTCTTTGACTAAAGAAGATATGAACCTctgtgtgaataaaacaaaagagTGAGAATCTCAATTATATCTTCTACTTTACAATCTGTCAGTCAATTAAAACTAGTTTAGATGTGATGGATAAGAACAaatgaaatatacataaaatatgtgtgtgtgtgtgtgtgtgtgtgtgtgtgtgtgtgtgtgattgtgaccACCGACTTTCAAGGAGTGTTATAAAGATTAAATACGAGACATTGGTgagttttttttctattacttgtttgtatttgtgttgaAATATATGTTAATTCACAACAGAATTGCCTTGAACTAGTTATATTTGCCACTTATCTCACCTGCTTCAATTCAGTGTTGATAATGGCCAGATCAGCTCCATGATCCCTGCAGTATTGTTTGCTCTCAGACCAGCTCAACTCAGTGGACATGAAAAAACTAAACGTGCACGTCTTATTCAAAGAGTCATAATCTCTCTCTAACTGTTTTTTCTCGGCATTGAGATTTTTGACTTTGGTCTCCAGTGCCAGGTTCTGCTGTGTTAAATCAGTGTAATTGTCTTGTAAGCTGTTGATGGTTTGATTGAACTCTTCAACTGTGTTCTTGTAAATCTTTTTCAGGTCTCTCTCTGCTGTGATGGTGATGTGCAGCAGTATGATGAAGACCAGCAGAAGAACACAAATGAGCCCGAGACACACTGTGATCAACACCAAACATCTACTTCCTCctgacaaacagaaagaaaacacacaaatatcAAATAATGACAATTCACTGCATATATAAAGGCTCAAATCCACCTCTGTCTTtgcatgtggttttattaacaaagttcgggagaagcacgatcagataatcattcaatttggcacaggtgcatctcgtttagctaatcatcttaaatagcacacaagcgtatatatatccagcctTCCTACCTcatgtcccacgacagttttttcggcatccctcctccaccccaactcctcacttctaatatatttatcccaaattagggatagggggagttatttgggttcgggctatgctccgggcccggacccctccccccggacagcacgccaaaatatgcctactattccccttcagattagatgtaagggtgaactcgtgaaataatatacaattccaatcaaatgtatatttttcgaTAGTGACAGCGACATTTCAACAAAAGTGCACTGTAAAATATtctgtagaatttacaggattttactcgcaaaaaagttgccaatgaAACCTTTAAAAACCATGCTAATTGCTGTAAAATAGATTAAAGTATAATACAGCAAAGCAAATTACAGTTGATTCCTGTATGTGAAATGCACAATGTAAAAATTGTGCTGTTAAATATCATTAATCTACTGGCACCACCAGGGCTGCCTGTAGTTAATTTACAACTCTTCATGTTTCAAAATCATACACTGATAGCACTGTgaacttatttaattttagtcCACTGACAAAGAATATTTCTTACTATAAAACTACAAACATTGAATGTTTAATAGTAAGATACCAAGAACAAAAACATGACTTTAACTGAAATTACTGTATTTCACTGTTATATGATGAAGTatttaacacagagatcatcactgtttCAATACTGTCTTTAAATAAAGCAGAAGAGCATCAGTGTTTGTGGTTCATCAtaataagcccctttcacactgccattccggcaaatacaggggtaaagcgttcattgttccctggtcgctagatttggcactttcacactgccagtgatgacccggtatatgtgcgtgctttcacacacaactcttgaagatcccgtaacgacacgtgacatctgcgcgtgacgtgtaatgtaagagtcgacaacgctaggcacgctatactttcactgaagcaagcaaacgatttcggcgtcagcgcggaaagtgaggaactaactg
It encodes the following:
- the LOC113067003 gene encoding CD209 antigen-like protein C isoform X2; translation: MTMELEDLYENIENVDMKDTCAPHCQDEGKARKQRGSRCLVLITVCLGLICVLLLVFIILLHITITAERDLKKIYKNTVEEFNQTINSLQDNYTDLTQQNLALETKVKNLNAEKKQLERDYDSLNKTCTFSFFMSTELSWSESKQYCRDHGADLAIINTELKQRFISSLVKEIVWIGLSDIQQEGIMKWVDNSTLNQGFWESNEPNDAGGNEDCIELNPSKPLLNNWNDVPCTNKRKWICENYCDRLSNLDVSQQTVLHLKVIF
- the LOC113067003 gene encoding CD209 antigen-like protein A isoform X1, which codes for MKDDQTNQSRHGAWLHVQPRLDLQAAGVYLGEGSQKKHYAKSQTENEGGSRCLVLITVCLGLICVLLLVFIILLHITITAERDLKKIYKNTVEEFNQTINSLQDNYTDLTQQNLALETKVKNLNAEKKQLERDYDSLNKTCTFSFFMSTELSWSESKQYCRDHGADLAIINTELKQRFISSLVKEIVWIGLSDIQQEGIMKWVDNSTLNQGFWESNEPNDAGGNEDCIELNPSKPLLNNWNDVPCTNKRKWICENYCDRLSNLDVSQQTVLHLKVIF